A single window of Sphingobacteriales bacterium DNA harbors:
- a CDS encoding alpha/beta hydrolase yields MQSLQSLTVQSIVNIARNGLFIQKTETTTHRKNFERLANIIKFPRFVKIEHTEYANLPAAWFTPNGYGKSRVLLYIHGGGYCAGSYNTHKALIGRIARATGYKVLAPNYRKAPEHPYPAALNDVLDVYQQMLKDGYENIILSGDSAGGGLALALTQKIKMLNLPMPAALVLLSPWTDLTMSGDSIQKKADKDPLIAPHLLNFFAKKYVQDSNPSDPLISPLLCDFQNFPTTLIHVGGNEVLLDDSTRLAKK; encoded by the coding sequence ATGCAAAGTCTGCAAAGTTTAACAGTACAATCTATCGTAAATATAGCTAGGAATGGTTTGTTTATTCAAAAAACAGAAACAACAACACATAGAAAAAACTTCGAAAGATTAGCAAACATCATCAAATTTCCGAGATTTGTAAAAATTGAGCACACCGAATATGCAAATCTACCAGCTGCGTGGTTCACACCCAATGGTTACGGAAAATCAAGAGTATTATTATACATACATGGTGGTGGCTATTGTGCAGGTTCATACAATACACACAAAGCATTAATTGGAAGAATTGCAAGAGCAACTGGCTATAAAGTTTTAGCACCAAATTATAGAAAAGCACCAGAACATCCTTACCCAGCTGCACTTAATGATGTGCTAGATGTGTACCAACAAATGCTAAAAGATGGATATGAAAATATTATTCTAAGTGGCGATTCTGCTGGTGGTGGACTAGCATTAGCATTAACACAAAAAATAAAAATGCTTAATCTACCAATGCCTGCTGCATTAGTTCTACTTTCTCCATGGACAGACTTAACAATGAGTGGTGATAGTATTCAAAAAAAAGCAGACAAAGACCCATTGATTGCTCCACACCTATTAAATTTCTTTGCTAAAAAATATGTACAAGATTCAAATCCATCAGATCCATTAATTTCTCCACTGCTTTGCGATTTCCAAAATTTCCCAACAACACTCATACATGTTGGTGGAAACGAAGTACTATTAGATGATTCTACTCGATTAGCAAAAAAATGA
- a CDS encoding alkaline phosphatase D family protein, protein MLDNRFYKTEDNSSILGKQQLQWLKTMLQQSDATFKIIGLGMQAINPYQEKESFYQAKKEYEELLQFIKDNKIEGILFLSGDRHFSELNKKSYADLYPLYDFTISPLSMYPVKKSKAEEAINPNYANSYYSDYNYAKISIAGIHNYRTCTLEIKDNNGNTIWNYQIKEDILKFKKE, encoded by the coding sequence ATGTTAGATAATAGATTTTACAAAACAGAAGATAACTCTAGCATCTTAGGCAAACAACAACTCCAATGGTTAAAAACAATGCTTCAACAATCAGATGCAACATTCAAAATTATTGGGCTTGGCATGCAAGCTATCAATCCATACCAAGAAAAGGAAAGTTTTTATCAAGCTAAAAAAGAATACGAAGAACTATTGCAATTTATTAAAGACAATAAAATTGAAGGCATTTTATTTCTAAGTGGCGATAGACATTTTTCAGAATTAAATAAAAAATCATATGCTGATTTGTATCCATTATATGATTTTACAATATCACCATTAAGTATGTATCCAGTCAAGAAAAGCAAAGCAGAAGAAGCAATAAATCCAAACTATGCAAACTCATATTATTCAGATTATAATTATGCTAAAATATCAATTGCTGGCATACACAACTATAGAACGTGTACATTAGAAATTAAAGATAATAATGGCAATACAATTTGGAACTACCAAATAAAAGAAGACATTCTAAAATTCAAAAAAGAATAA
- the dnaA gene encoding chromosomal replication initiator protein DnaA yields MNSKHELVWENCLKIIKDNINQQSFKTWFEPIKPIKIENDVLTIQVPSQFFYEWIEEHYVSLLRKTIKRELGENAQLEYRVLMESKNANNDNPKTIDLPNNREGIYGVNEVSLPTMLSTPMVKNPFVIPGLKKIHVDSQLNTNYSFETYIEGDCNKFARNAGKAVAKSPGGTAFNPLVIHGGVGLGKTHLAQAIGNYIKTHTPGKTVLYVGSEKFTSQFLSALKDNSTNDFIHFYQQIDVLIIDDIQFFGNKAKTQDIFFHIFNHLHQSGKQLILTSDKAPKDLEGMEERLLSRFKWGLTTDLQTPDFETRISILKKKIHADGIEMNDDVIRFIATNIKSNIRELEGALTTILAQATLNKQEINIDLAKRTVMNFVKHATKEISLDMIQKTVCDYFEVPVEKLKEPTRKRQYVQARQLSMFFAKEFTKASLKSIGQQFGGRDHSTVIHSCQAVRNQIDTDEEFKEAVEELKKRIEISL; encoded by the coding sequence ATGAATAGCAAGCATGAACTTGTGTGGGAGAATTGCCTCAAGATTATTAAAGACAACATAAATCAACAAAGTTTTAAAACTTGGTTTGAGCCTATTAAACCAATTAAGATTGAAAATGATGTTTTAACAATTCAAGTACCAAGTCAATTTTTTTATGAATGGATTGAAGAGCATTATGTATCATTACTCAGAAAAACAATAAAAAGAGAATTAGGTGAAAACGCACAGTTAGAGTATAGAGTTTTAATGGAATCTAAAAATGCTAACAACGACAATCCTAAAACAATAGACTTACCAAATAACAGAGAAGGAATCTATGGTGTAAATGAAGTTTCATTACCAACTATGCTTTCTACTCCAATGGTAAAAAATCCATTTGTAATTCCAGGTCTTAAAAAAATACACGTAGACTCACAATTAAATACAAACTATTCTTTTGAAACTTATATTGAAGGTGACTGTAATAAATTTGCAAGAAACGCAGGAAAAGCAGTTGCAAAATCTCCAGGTGGCACAGCATTTAATCCATTAGTAATTCATGGTGGAGTTGGTCTTGGAAAAACTCACTTAGCTCAAGCAATAGGAAATTATATAAAAACACATACACCAGGCAAAACCGTATTGTATGTAGGTTCAGAAAAATTTACTAGCCAATTTTTAAGTGCTTTAAAAGACAACAGCACAAATGATTTTATACATTTCTATCAACAAATAGATGTATTAATTATTGATGACATTCAATTCTTTGGAAATAAGGCAAAAACTCAAGATATCTTTTTCCATATTTTCAATCACTTACACCAAAGTGGCAAACAACTTATACTTACATCAGACAAAGCTCCAAAAGATTTAGAAGGCATGGAAGAAAGGTTGCTTTCAAGATTCAAATGGGGTTTAACAACAGACTTACAAACACCAGATTTTGAAACAAGAATTTCAATCTTAAAGAAAAAAATCCATGCAGATGGTATTGAAATGAATGATGATGTAATTAGATTTATTGCAACAAATATCAAATCAAATATCAGAGAACTGGAAGGTGCATTAACTACCATACTAGCACAAGCAACATTAAACAAACAAGAAATAAATATAGACTTAGCTAAACGCACAGTAATGAATTTTGTAAAACATGCAACTAAAGAAATTTCATTAGACATGATACAAAAAACTGTTTGCGATTATTTTGAAGTACCAGTAGAAAAACTTAAAGAACCTACTAGAAAACGTCAATATGTACAAGCAAGACAATTATCTATGTTTTTTGCTAAAGAATTTACAAAAGCATCATTAAAAAGTATAGGACAACAATTTGGTGGTAGAGACCATAGCACTGTTATTCACTCTTGCCAAGCAGTAAGAAACCAAATCGATACTGATGAGGAATTTAAAGAAGCAGTTGAAGAACTAAAGAAAAGAATAGAAATAAGTTTATAA
- the trpB gene encoding tryptophan synthase subunit beta, with product MNTITTVYQPDKFGYYGKFGGAYIPEMLHKNIEELQNNYLKIIYADEFQKEFKSLLKDYVGRPTPLYFAKRLSEKFNTNIYLKREDLCHTGAHKINNTIGQILLAKKLGKKRIIAETGAGQHGVATATVCALMNLPCVVYMGEVDIARQAPNVKRMQMLGAEVRPATSGSKTLKDATNEAMRDWIANPTDTHYIIGSVVGPHPFPDMVARFQSVISEEMKAQLIEKTGKENPDFVVACVGGGSNAAGAFYHFLDHKEVQLIAVEAAGEGINSGKSAATTVLGKPGVLHSSKTLFMQTEDGQVVEPHSISAGLDYPGIGPIHAHLFDIGRAKFLSATDQEALDAVLLLTRLEGIIPALESAHAIAVLDRIGATQNDTVVLNLSGRGDKDLDTYIREIKI from the coding sequence ATGAATACAATAACAACAGTATACCAACCAGATAAATTTGGATACTACGGAAAATTTGGTGGTGCGTATATACCAGAAATGTTACACAAAAACATTGAAGAATTGCAAAACAATTATTTGAAAATTATTTATGCTGATGAATTTCAGAAAGAATTCAAATCATTACTCAAAGATTATGTTGGAAGACCTACACCACTTTATTTTGCAAAAAGACTAAGTGAAAAATTCAATACTAATATATATTTAAAAAGAGAAGATTTATGTCACACAGGTGCACATAAAATAAATAATACCATAGGTCAGATTCTATTAGCTAAAAAATTGGGCAAAAAGAGAATTATTGCAGAAACTGGTGCAGGACAACATGGCGTTGCAACAGCAACAGTATGTGCGTTAATGAATTTACCTTGCGTAGTATACATGGGCGAAGTAGATATTGCAAGACAAGCGCCAAATGTAAAACGTATGCAAATGCTTGGTGCAGAGGTAAGACCAGCAACTAGTGGAAGTAAAACATTGAAAGATGCTACAAACGAAGCTATGCGCGATTGGATTGCAAATCCAACAGATACGCATTATATCATTGGTAGTGTTGTTGGTCCACATCCATTTCCTGATATGGTAGCAAGATTTCAAAGTGTTATTTCTGAAGAAATGAAAGCACAACTAATAGAAAAAACAGGAAAAGAAAATCCAGATTTTGTGGTTGCTTGTGTTGGTGGTGGTAGCAATGCAGCTGGTGCTTTCTATCATTTTTTAGATCATAAAGAGGTACAACTTATTGCTGTTGAAGCAGCTGGCGAAGGAATAAATTCTGGAAAAAGCGCAGCAACTACAGTGCTTGGGAAACCTGGTGTTTTACACAGTAGCAAAACATTATTTATGCAAACAGAAGATGGACAAGTTGTAGAACCACATTCAATTTCTGCTGGCTTAGACTATCCAGGAATTGGACCAATACATGCACATTTATTTGATATTGGTAGAGCAAAATTTCTATCAGCTACAGACCAAGAAGCATTAGATGCAGTTTTATTATTAACAAGATTAGAAGGCATTATTCCAGCTTTAGAAAGTGCACATGCCATTGCCGTTTTAGATAGAATTGGTGCAACACAAAACGATACTGTTGTATTAAATCTTTCTGGAAGAGGCGACAAAGACCTTGATACATACATCAGAGAAATAAAAATATAG
- a CDS encoding metallophosphatase, producing the protein MQNRRQFLKHSLATIAWLQLSNSSLMAKENFKEEISILHTNDVHSRIEPFPETDKKYPGMGGAAMRSTYINQIRTTAKNTLLLDAGDIFQGTPYFNFFNGSVEIELMNAMGYDCATIGNHDFDGGIENLKQQIKKANFPFVNCNYDFSKSILNNVVHKHIIIHKGKLKIGITGCGVELNGLVPEKLCEGVVYNDPVLAVQHEVDILKNNKKCDLIIVLSHLGYEYKNEKISDIKLAQQTENIDIIIGGHSHTFLDEAKTIKNKTQKDVLINQVGWAGLYLGKIDIKFEKKTKKISSKSHIVIIGRNAS; encoded by the coding sequence ATGCAAAATAGAAGACAATTTTTAAAACATTCTTTGGCTACAATTGCTTGGTTACAACTTAGTAATTCATCATTGATGGCAAAAGAAAATTTTAAAGAAGAAATATCTATTCTACATACCAATGATGTACACAGCAGAATAGAGCCATTTCCAGAAACAGATAAAAAATATCCAGGAATGGGTGGTGCTGCAATGCGCTCAACATATATAAATCAAATAAGAACAACAGCAAAAAACACATTATTATTAGATGCTGGTGATATATTTCAAGGTACACCATATTTTAATTTCTTCAATGGAAGTGTTGAAATAGAATTAATGAATGCTATGGGCTACGATTGTGCAACTATAGGCAATCATGATTTTGATGGTGGAATAGAAAATCTAAAACAACAAATAAAAAAAGCAAACTTTCCGTTTGTAAATTGCAATTATGATTTCTCAAAATCTATTTTAAATAATGTAGTACACAAACACATTATCATACATAAAGGAAAATTAAAAATTGGCATCACTGGTTGTGGTGTAGAACTCAATGGCTTAGTACCAGAAAAACTATGTGAAGGTGTTGTATATAACGATCCTGTTCTGGCAGTACAACATGAAGTAGACATATTAAAAAACAATAAAAAATGTGACTTAATCATTGTATTATCTCACTTAGGTTATGAATATAAGAACGAAAAAATTTCTGATATAAAATTAGCGCAACAAACTGAAAACATTGACATCATCATTGGTGGACACTCACACACTTTTTTGGATGAAGCAAAAACAATAAAAAACAAAACGCAAAAAGATGTTTTAATCAATCAAGTTGGTTGGGCTGGACTATACTTAGGAAAAATTGATATTAAATTTGAGAAAAAAACAAAAAAAATAAGTTCTAAAAGTCATATTGTAATTATTGGCAGAAATGCAAGCTAG
- a CDS encoding DUF2490 domain-containing protein: MAKSKIILVTIIFLQLNTNMFAKNKTNQSLVWLRYNAQIQLPKKFLLKAETEERFFMTKNIKQHQFIYRISVDKQFPKNWNIGLGFVNFWASSNNELSNTNLVAPEWRTQLEISNQQKISDKFSIQHRYRAESRFIHNTNKEYTALESGYKHTFRFRYQIALTYIPFKKEEKELRLSVFDEILINAGKNIQNNIFDQNRVGVAVRYNFNKMFGLEMSYFNWLQQRANGTDFYNRQILRCTFYNNFTINKKDKSK; encoded by the coding sequence ATGGCAAAGAGCAAAATAATTTTAGTTACAATCATATTCTTACAATTAAATACGAATATGTTTGCAAAAAATAAAACCAACCAGAGTTTGGTCTGGCTTAGATACAATGCACAAATACAACTACCAAAAAAGTTCTTATTGAAAGCAGAAACAGAAGAAAGGTTTTTTATGACTAAAAACATCAAGCAACATCAATTTATTTATAGAATTTCTGTAGACAAACAATTTCCGAAAAATTGGAACATTGGACTTGGGTTCGTAAATTTCTGGGCAAGCAGTAATAATGAATTATCAAACACAAATTTAGTAGCTCCAGAATGGCGAACACAATTAGAAATATCAAATCAACAAAAAATAAGTGATAAATTTTCAATACAACATAGATACAGAGCAGAAAGTAGATTTATTCATAACACAAACAAAGAATATACAGCATTAGAATCCGGTTACAAGCACACATTTAGATTTAGATATCAAATTGCATTAACCTATATTCCATTCAAAAAAGAAGAAAAAGAATTACGACTAAGTGTGTTTGATGAAATTCTTATCAATGCAGGAAAAAATATACAAAACAATATTTTCGATCAAAATAGAGTTGGAGTTGCAGTACGTTACAATTTCAATAAAATGTTTGGATTAGAAATGAGTTATTTCAATTGGTTACAACAAAGAGCAAACGGTACAGATTTTTATAACAGACAAATTCTAAGGTGTACATTCTATAATAATTTTACTATTAATAAAAAAGATAAATCTAAATAA